In the Colletotrichum lupini chromosome 1, complete sequence genome, one interval contains:
- a CDS encoding carbon-nitrogen hydrolase, with the protein MAIAAVGQICSTASLSHNLEQCVRLVAKAAVGGAKVLFLPEAADYIASSPQESLSLAQPQSRSPFVLGLQEAAKTHSVAVNVGIHVPTTDAQKPAAAVDATTTTPKLLNRSLWINADGTIFQAATYDKLHLFDYGALRESATVQAGPSLTAPFPTPVGRAGSLICFDLRFPEPALALTHPGPKSPFLPDNNGGHGPAQILLYPSAFTIRTGQAHWETLLRARAIETQSWVVAAAQVGAHNPKRSSYGHSMVVDPWGRVKLELGGVDADGRAEEGAEGAIGFVDVDLDEWAKVREGMPLARRT; encoded by the exons ATGGCGATCGCG GCTGTCGGTCAAATCTGTTCCACGGCCTCTCTGTCCCACAACCTAGAGCAGTGCGTGAGGCTCGTCGCCAAGGCCGCTGTCGGTGGTGCCAAA GTCCTCTTCCTCCCCGAAGCCGCAGATTACATCGCCTCAAGCCCGCAAGAATCCCTCTCCCTAGCTCAACCGCAGTCCCGGTCCCCCTTCGTCCTCGGCCTCCAGGAAGCAGCAAAGACCCACTCCGTCGCCGTGAACGTCGGCATCCACGTCCCCACAACAGACGCCCAGAAGCCGGCCGCAGCCGTAGACGCCACCACTACCACTCCAAAGCTCCTCAACCGTAGCCTCTGGATCAACGCAGACGGCACCATATTCCAAGCCGCAACCTACGACAAGCTCCACCTCTTCGACTACGGCGCCCTCCGAGAAAGCGCAACAGTCCAAGCCGGCCCCTCCCTCACGGCCCCATTCCCCACCCCGGTCGGCCGCGCCGGCAGCCTCATCTGTTTCGACCTCCGCTTCCCCGAACCGGCCCTCGCCCTGACGCACCCGGGACCCAAGAGCCCCTTCCTCCCTGACAACAACGGCGGCCACGGCCCCGCCCAGATCCTCCTCTACCCTTCCGCCTTCACCATCCGGACGGGCCAGGCGCACTGGGAGACCCTCCTCCGGGCCCGCGCCATCGAGACGCAGAGCTGGGTCGTCGCCGCGGCGCAGGTGGGCGCGCACAATCCGAAGCGGAGCAGCTACGGCCACAGCATGGTCGTCGATCCCTGGGGCCGGGTCAAGCTGGAGCTGGGCGGCGTGGACGCCGATGGCAGGGCCGAGGAGGGCGCCGAGGGGGCCATTGGCTTTGTCGATGTGGATTTGGACGAGTGGGCTAAAGTCAGGGAGGGTATGCCGTTGGCTAGACGGACGTGA
- a CDS encoding diphthamide biosynthesis protein 1: MEEDRAQTDLGIAADIEEAHRQEEAAAQPVLKQPKKRFVGRRTAAETAAKNGGPNGSIEDSKSIQVAQPRRGPRLLNQVPPEILNDPALKSAISILPSNYSFEIPKTIHRIRSSGAKKVALQMPEGLLLFATTISDILTEFCPGIETLIMGDVTYGACCIDDYTARAMGCDLLVHYAHSCLIPVDVTKIKTLYVFVDISIDTSHLLASLERNFASGKTVAVVGTIQFNATIHGVRGTLEKAGFKVLVPQIAPLSKGEILGCTSPRLHDDDKVDMILYLGDGRFHLESIMIHNPTVPAYRYDPYSRKLTRETYGHDEMQDLRRTAIRTAKTAKKWGLILGSLGRQGNPHTMGLIEKRLKDRGIPWVNLLLSEIFPGKLAMMSDVECWVQVACPRLSIDWGYAFPRPLLTPYEALVALEVRDDWGKGVYPMDYYGKDGLGRVKPGQLEASA, encoded by the exons ATGGAGGAAGATCGGGCGCAGACCGACTTGGGCATCGCCGCCGATATTGAAGAGGCTCATCGCCAGGAGGAGGCTGCGGCTCAGCCAGTCTTGAAGCAACCAAAGAAGCGCTTCGTCGGAAGGAGAACAGCAGCCGAGACTGCGGCCAAGAATGGAGGCCCCAACGGGTCCATCGAGGACAGCAAGTCCATCCAAG TCGCACAACCTAGAAGAGGCCCGCGTCTCCTGAACCAAGTACCCCCTGAGATTCTCAATGATCCGGCACTCAAGTCCGCCATCTCTATCCTCCCCTCCAACTACAGCTTCGAGATTCCCAAAACCATCCATCGCATCCGCTCTTCGGGCGCCAAGAAGGTCGCTCTGCAGATGCCCGAGggtctcctcctcttcgccACCACCATCTCCGACATCCTCACCGAGTTCTGCCCCGGCATCGAGACCCTCATCATGGGCGACGTCACCTACGGCGCCTGCTGCATCGACGACTACACCGCCCGCGCCATGGGCTGCGACCTCCTCGTCCACTACGCCCACAGCTGCCTCATCCCCGTCGACGTGACAAAGATCAAGACCCTCTACGTCTTTGTCGACATCAGCATCGACACCTCCCACCTCTTGGCCTCGCTCGAGCGCAACTTCGCCTCGGGCAAGAccgtcgccgtcgtcggCACCATCCAGTTCAACGCCACCATCCACGGCGTGCGCGGCACCCTCGAAAAGGCCGGCTTCAAGGTCCTCGTCCCGCAGATCGCGCCCCTGAGCAAGGGCGAGATCCTCGGCTGCACGAGCCCGCGGCTCCACGACGACGACAAGGTCGACATGATCCTCTACCTCGGCGACGGCCGCTTCCATCTCGAGAGCATCATGATCCACAACCCAACCGTCCCGGCCTACCGCTACGACCCGTACTCGCGCAAGCTGACGCGCGAGACGTACGGCCACGACGAGATGCAGGACCTGCGCCGGACGGCCATCCGGACGGCCAAGACGGCCAAGAAGTGGGGTCTCATCCTGGGCTCGCTCGGCCGCCAGGGGAACCCGCACACCATGGGCCTCATCGAGAAGCGGCTCAAGGACCGCGGCATTCCGTGGGTGAACCTGCTGCTCAGCGAGATCTTCCCGGGCAAGCTGGCCATGATGAGCGACGTCGAGTGCTGGGTGCAGGTCGCGTGCCCGCGGTTGAGCATCGATTGGGGCTACGCTTTCCCGCGGCCGCTGCTGACGCCGTACGAGGCCTTGGTTGCGCTCGAGGTGCGCGACGATTGGGGTAAAGGGGTGTATCCCATGGACTACTACGGAAAGGATGGTCTGGGACGCGTGAAGCCCGGCCAGCTTGAGGCATCGGCATAA
- a CDS encoding glycosyl hydrolase family 10: MHIQSLAVPLLAASLPLASAQLDYYAKKAGLLYFGAATDSPGQRERAGLEASYEQYDAILDDINEFDQTTPTNGQKWLFTEPSPGVFNFTEGDIVTSIAEENGQILRCHALVWHSQLAPWVENTTWTPEELTEVIVRHIHEVAGHYKGKCYAWDVVNEALNEDGTYRESVFYNVLGEEYLKLAFRTAAEVDPAAKLYYNDYNLESVGPKSEGAKRIVKLLQDDGIKVDGIGMQAHLVADRAPSLDQQVEVIRSYAELGVEVALTELDVRVELPVNETNLAWQKEAYKNSTSACLQVAACIGITIWDFYDPFSWVPAVFPGEGAALLWFEDFSKHPAYDGVLEALKNTTAAPCRRRRSLGSGKSKKLF; encoded by the exons ATGCATATCCAATCACTCGCCGTTCCCCTCCTGGCGGCGTCCTTGCCCCTAGCCTCGGCTCAGCTTGACTACTACGCGAAGAAAGCAGGCTTGCTGTACTTTGGTGCTGCAACTGACTCCCCAGGACAGCGCGAGCGCGCTGGTCTGGAGGCATCCTACGAGCAGTACGACGCCATCCTCGATGATATCAACGAGTTTGACCAAACAACCCCGACAAATGGGCAAAAG TGGCTTTTCACCGAGCCCTCGCCGGGTGTTTTCAACTTCACAGAGGGTGATATCGTGACCTCCATCGCCGAAGAGAACGGCCAGATCCTCCGTTGCCACGCCCTTGTCTGGCACAGCCAGCTCGCCCCCTGGGTTGAGAATACAACATGGACGCCCGAAGAGCTCACCGAGGTGATTGTCAGACACATCCACGAGGTTGCTGGCCACTACAAAGGCAAGTGCTACGCCTGGGACGTCGTCAATGAGGCTCTTAACGAGGACGGCACATATCGCGAGTCCGTTTTCTACAACGTTCTCGGCGAGGAGTACCTTAAGTTGGCCTTCCGCACCGCGGCCGAGGTCGATCCGGCGGCGAAGCTGTACTACAACGACTACAACCTCGAGTCGGTCGGTCCCAAAAGCGAGGGCGCCAAGCGCATCGTGAAGCTGCTCCAGGACGACGGCATCAAGGTTGACGGCATTGGCATGCAAGCTCACCTCGTAGCTGATAGGGCGCCTAGCCTGGACCAGCAAGTCGAGGTCATTCGCAGCTACGCCGAGCTCGGAGTCGAGGTTGCCCTCACAGAGCTGGATGTCCGTGTCGAGCTCCCGGTAAATGAGACAAACCTGGCGTGGCAAAAAGAGGCGTATAAGAAC TCTACCAGTGCCTGTCTTCAAGTAGCGGCTTGCATTGGCATCACGATCTGGGATTTCTACGACCCCTTCAGCTGGGTTCCCGCCGTCTTCCCGGGTGAAGGTGCTGCCCTTCTCTGGTTCGAGGACTTCAGCAAGCACCCGGCCTATGATGGCGTTCTCGAGGCATTGAAGAACACGACTGCGGCTCCCTGTAGAAGGAGGCGGTCCTTGGGGTCTGGCAAGAGCAAGAAGCTGTTTTAG
- a CDS encoding Ctf8 — translation MSSVKIYPPKKGSSASESPLPPLIKTPSGLALLEMQGTVNVPHFNPDEDSSKNEPEISIGKVTFPDYHPETQEEGSTAWMKRVFLYVGQHQRLQGEVKKLPKAMAIIRRKGGATTGGEGEAEEELEIAEIVKYKIMFGNRPEPVGTENT, via the coding sequence ATGTCATCGGTCAAAATCTATCCTCCTAAGAAGGGCTCCTCAGCTTCAGAAAGCCCATTGCCCCCACTCATCAAGACACCCTCTGGACTTGCGCTGCTTGAGATGCAAGGAACTGTCAACGTGCCTCATTTCAACCCCGACGAGGATTCCAGCAAAAACGAGCCCGAGATTTCCATTGGCAAAGTAACATTCCCTGACTATCACCCCGAAACGCAGGAAGAGGGCAGCACGGCCTGGATGAAGCGCGTCTTCCTCTATGTCGGCCAGCATCAGAGACTACAGGGCGAAGTTAAGAAGCTTCCGAAGGCCATGGCTATTATCCGGCGGAAGGGAGGTGCCACTACTGGCGGTGAAGGAGAGGCTGAGGAGGAGCTCGAGATTGCTGAGATCGTCAAGTACAAGATCATGTTTGGGAACCGGCCAGAGCCCGTTGGTACGGAAAACACATAG
- a CDS encoding ribosomal protein S6e, whose translation MEKLTERTSRGLNFPLFLLPTEQSTPNAQPQSTTLAPPNAGKMKLNISYPANGSQKLIDIEDERKLRVFMEKRMGAEVPGDSVGDEFKGYIFRITGGNDKQGFPMKQGVMHPTRVRLLLSEGHSCYRPRRTGERKRKSVRGCIVGMDLSVLALSIVKQGEADIPGLTDVVHPKRLGPKRATKIRKFFSLTKDDDVRKYVIRREVQPKGEGKKPYTKAPKIQRLVTPQRLQHKRHRIALKRRQSEKVKDEANEYAQVLAKRVAERKTEKAELRKRRASSMRK comes from the exons ATGGAAAAACTTACCGAAAGAACTTCCCGCGGTCT TAACTTTCCGCTTTTCCTCCTTCCCACTGAACAATCCACGCCCAACGCCCAGCCGCAGTCGACAACACTTGCACCACCCAACGCCGGCAAGATGAAG TTGAACATCTCCTACCCTGCCAATGGCAGCCAGAAGCTCATCGACATTGAGGATGAGCGCAAGCTCCGCGTCTTCATGGAGAAGCGCATGGGCGCTGAGGTCCCCGGTGACTCCGTCGGCGACGAGTTCAAGGGCTACATCTTCCGCATCACCGGAGGCAACGACAAGCAGGGTTTCCCGATGAAGCAGGGTGTCATGCACCCTACCCGTGtccgcctcctcctctccGAGGGACACTCCTGCTACCGCCCCCGCCGCACCGGTGAGCGCAAGCGCAAGTCCGTCCGCGGCTGCATCGTCGGCATGGACCTCTCCGTCCTTGCCCTCTCCATCGTCAAGCAGGGCGAGGCCGACATCCCCGGCCTCACCGACGTCGTCCACCCCAAGCGCCTCGGTCCCAAGCGTGCCACCAAGATCCGCAAGTTCTTCAGCCTCACCAAGGATGACGAT GTCCGCAAGTACGTCATCCGCCGCGAGGTCCAGCCCAAGGGCGAGGGCAAGAAGCCTTACACCAAGGCTCCCAAGATCCAGAGACTCGTCACCCCCCAGCGTCTCCAGCACAAGCGCCACCGCATTGCCCTCAAGCGCCGCCAGTCCGAGAAGGTCAAGGACGAGGCC AACGAATACGCCCAGGTCCTTGCCAAGCGTGTTGCCGAGCGCAAGACCGAGAAGGCCGAGCTCCGCAAGCGCCGTGCCTCTTCCATGCGCAAGTAA
- a CDS encoding ribose-phosphate diphosphokinase → MGDMTNDIKLLKGSSHGELSEKVAQRYESSVTGHSPCEDHELELLQPRDESVRDEDVFIVQSSEPGNINDGLMELLIMIHACRTASARRITAVIPCFPYARQDKKDKSRAPISAKLVANMLQVSGCNHVITMDLHASQIQGFFNIPVDNLYAEPSVLQWIRQNMNVEDCVIVSPDAGGAKRATGIADRLETGFALIHKERPRPNVVGRMILVGDVTDKIAILVDDMADTCGTLAKAAETLETGGAREVIAIVTHGVLSGNAVETLNKSCLSRVVVTNTVPLGDKIERCPKLRVIDISQVLGEAIRRTHNGESVSYLFNHVPV, encoded by the exons ATGGGGGATATGACAAACGACATCAAGCTCCTCAAGGGCAGCAGCCATGGGGAATTGTCCGAGAAGGTCGCTCAGCGGTATGAATCCTCCGTG ACTGGGCATTCCCCTTGCGAAGACCATGAG CTTGAACTACTCCAACCAAGAGACGAG AGCGTCCGCGACGAAGATGTCTTCATCGTCCAGTCCAGCGAGCCCGGCAACATCAACGACGGGCTCATGGAGCTTCTCATCATGATCCACGCCTGCAGAACCGCGTCTGCCCGCCGAATCACCGCCGTCATCC CTTGCTTCCCTTACGCTAGACAGGACAAGAAGGACAAGAGTCGTGCTCCGATTAGCGCCAAGCTTGTCGCGAACATGCTGCAGGTTTCCGGCTGC AACCACGTCATCACGATGGACCTTCACGCCTCGCAGATCCAGGGATTCTTCAACATCCCCGTCGACAACCTGTACGCCGAGCCGAGTGTCCTTCAGTGGATCAGACAGAACATGAACGTCGAGGACTGCGTCATCGTCAGTCCCGACGCGGGCGGCGCCAAGCGTGCCACCGGTATTGCCGATCGCCTGGAGACCGGCTTCGCCCTCATCCACAAGGAGCGCCCGCGCCCCAACGTTGTCGGCCGCATGATTCTCGTCGGAGACGTCACTGACAAGATTGCTATTCTGGTCGACGACATGGCTGACACTTGCGGCACCCTCGCCAA GGCTGCGGAGACTCTCGAGACCGGCGGTGCGCGTGAAG TCATCGCTATCGTCACCCATGGCGTCCTCAGCGGTAATGCCGTCGAGACGCTCAACAAGAGCTGCCTGTCCCGCGTCGTCGTCACCAACACGGTGCCCCTCGGCGACAAGATTGAGCGCTGCCCCAAGCTGCGCGTCATCGACATCAGCCAGGTCCTCGGCGAGGCCATCCGCCGCACCCACAACGGCGAGAGCGTCAGCTACCTCTTCAACCACGTTCCCGTCTAG